From a single Lates calcarifer isolate ASB-BC8 linkage group LG12, TLL_Latcal_v3, whole genome shotgun sequence genomic region:
- the nol8 gene encoding LOW QUALITY PROTEIN: nucleolar protein 8 (The sequence of the model RefSeq protein was modified relative to this genomic sequence to represent the inferred CDS: deleted 4 bases in 3 codons; substituted 1 base at 1 genomic stop codon) codes for MQRLYVGGLSHSITQKDLKDRFGKFGDVQDVELRTRRDDEGVPYKTFGYININISDADLKKCLTVLNKSKWKGGTLQIETAKESFLHRLAQERQAAEEQRLQPPAAEDKRQKLLDSLSKAGVDNFTMKAAVPGTEVPGHKDWVVSKFGRVLPVLQLRCQKGNRARTLKYDPSKYSHNIRRLDRNAADEPTPVTQLTWEVQGGDDDISKKRRGEFPAYEPPRPKKSRKDVVNSHNAVGRTRFDHTEAHHITNGFEPQTNHRPAQRKWAPVTGSDVDSDEEIRRLVAAENTSHGALQQEVEEDNLEVVGLDYLEKSGRSRQQQRGKPDGEDEDDYDSADTDELFASRKPPPPPSSSQEKQTLPTAEHLSVNNTNKKKKMKKKVKEEXKRRRKEEEEEEDHLTLRKSSCAEQKKDSGKQSSQKQDSSSDNQSKKMTVLPAVKPPLSESDSDEDEDDEDEDEDEDDEESESADSCSDSDYEAMFSNVTCLEISLADLQRIAEESQQTSETTAPSILSANPKQETKPAPKKGTTPDEILASIMEDDSSDDEKKKKKKKRKVVSAPLPAFQGTKTLKEGSETNDCLKTQTEEEKEKEGRGGVVKKQKLDAEAPQVDHKTADGKISRTLSKQNMSESSEEEEGEEEEEEEEEEEEEREEEEEEEERREVVKNLQQLLPSSSSSSSEEDEDEQKINSVKDARKTALPPAPQSESSSSEEEEEEEEEKQAPSRVTLGAEEEEERQRKANVKRLAAIQQRLKEADEHKKLIQGALANLDASTPGAGKHIVFGSDDDEEEDGDDEDKQQTSKKTLFQESQSEDEATGDEASANENDTKKDKVRLKPSGPQLFGGSEDEEDGAEEEDGSRFDIRPQFEGRAGQKLMELQSRFGTDERFRMDSRFLEEDKDKDEESERKRSATEEDEALEEERKKNLSILQSVLGSSQQTCSSKAAGKAKTFRDVAALHYDPSKEEHAAFETKTEETKESKSARRKKKEEAQKLPEVSKEIYYDVSGDLKAVFGATKSDSVSGGEEKMNWDQEEEEEEEEEEEGRGKEEEQTLLSSLVSADPSAGKEESSGFKFSFFGDDAETESRETVEYKVESIQAPKVSWQQDPRFHDSSTEEEEEEEEEEEQQQTTTTIKTKSKETPSKTDLFFFFYPEDSRLTEGPQSFCRSSQLEEQREQWEERRSTLRQEYRKKHKDARRKLKSSLKS; via the exons ATGCAGCGGCTGTACGTCGGCGGGTTGAGCCATTCGATCACTCAGAAGGATCTGAAGGATCGATTCGGGAAGTTTGGAGACGTGCAGGATGTGGAGCTCCGGACCAGGAGGGACGACGAGG GTGTTCCTTACAAAACCTTTGGctacatcaacatcaacatttcaGACGCTGACCTGAAGAAAT GTCTGACGGTGCTGAACAAATCCAAATGGAAAGGAGGAACTCTGCAGATTGAAACAGCCAAGGAGAGTTTCTTGCACAG aCTGGCTCAGGAGCGGCAGGCGGCGGAGGAGCAGCGCCTCCAGCCACCTGCAGCTGAGGACAAGAGACAGAAGCTGCTGGACTCCCTGAGCAAAGCCGGCGTGGACAACTTCACCATGAAAGCTGCAGTCCCAGGGACCGAAGTACCAGGACACAAG GACTGGGTGGTCAGTAAATTTGGACGAGTCCTCCCCGTCCTGCAGCTCAGGTGTCAGAAAGGCAACAGAGCCCGAACCCTGAAGTACGACCCGTCCAAATACAGCCACAACATCCGCAGGCTGGACCGAAACGCAGCCGACGAGCCCACGCCTGTCACCCAGCTCACCTGGGAGGTACAGGGAGGGGACGATGACATCAGCAAAAAGAGG AGGGGGGAGTTCCCTGCATACGAACCACCGAGACCCAAGAAGAGTCGGAAAGACGTAGTCAACTCCCACAATGCTGTGGGCAGAACCAG ATTCGATCACACCGAGGCTCATCACATCACCAACGGATTTGAACCACAGACCAACCACAGGCCGGCTCAGAGGAAGTGGGCACCTGTAACCGGCAGTGACGTCGATTCAGACGAGGAAATCCGCAGGCTGGTGGCAGCTGAGAACACCTCCCATGGTGCACTGCagcaggaagtggaggaggataACCTGGAGGTGGTTGGACTTGACTATTTGGAGAAGTCAGGACGCTCccgacagcagcagagag GTAAGCCCGATGGCGAAGACGAGGATGACTATGATTCAGCTGACACAGATGAACTCTTCGCCTCGAggaaacctcctcctcctccatcatcatcacaggaGAAACAGACACTGCCCACTGCAGAGCACCTGTCAGTGAACAACAccaacaagaagaagaagatgaagaagaaa gtaaaGGAGgagtagaagaggaggaggaaggaggaggaggaggaggaagatcatCTCACCTTGAGGAAATCTTCCTGTGCAGAGCAGAAAAAGGATTCTGGTAAACAGAGCTCTCAGAAACAagacagcagctctgacaaCCAGAGTAAGAAGATGACAGTCCTACCTGCTGTAAAACCCCCTTTATCAGAATCAGAcagtgatgaggatgaggatgatgaagatgaagatgaggatgaagatgatgaggagTCAGAATCAGCTGACTCCTGTTCAGATTCTGATTATGAAGcaatgttttcaaatgtcacCTGTCTGGAGATTTCTCTGGCTGATCTACAGAGGATAGCTGAAGAATCCCAGCAGACCTCTGAAACTACAGCTCCCAGCATCCTCAGCGCCAACCCCAAGCAAGAGACTAAACCAGCTCCCAAGAAAGGCACAACTCCAGACGAGATCCTCGCCTCCATCATGGAGGACgacagcagtgatgatgaaaagaagaagaaaaagaagaaaagaaaagttgtgTCAGCGCCACTGCCTGCCTTCCAGggtacaaaaacactgaaagaggGATCAGAAACAAATGACTGCctgaagacacagacagaggaggagaaggagaaggagggaagaggaggtgTGGTCAAAAAACAGAAGCTGGATGCTGAAGCTCCTCAAGTAGACCACAAAACAGCTGACGGCAAAATCAGCAGGACTCTGAGCAAACAGAACATGTCAGagagcagtgaggaggaagaaggagaagaggaagaagaagaggaagaagaagaggaggaggag agagaagaagaagaggaagaggaggaaaggagggaggtaGTGAAGAATTTG CAGCAACTGTTACCTtcatcctccagctcctctaGTGAGGAAGATGAGGACGAGCAAAAGATAAACTCTGTTAAAGATGCTAGGAAGACTGCGCTGCCCCCTGCTCCTCAGAGTGAGTCCTCCtccagtgaggaggaggaggaggaggaggaggaaaagcaggCTCCCTCCCGGGTGACATtaggagctgaggaggaagaggagcggCAGAGGAAGGCCAACGTGAAGAGGCTAGCTGCCATCCAGCAGAGACTGAAAGAGGCTGATGAACACAAGAAGCTCATCCAGGGAGCTCTAGCCAACCTG GATGCCTCAACACCAGGAGCAGGGAAACACATAGTTTTTGGCTCTGAtgacgatgaggaggaggatggcgATGATGAAGATAAGCAGCAGACGTCAAAGAAGACCCTGTTCCAGGAGAGCCAATCAGAGGACGAGGCCACAGGTGACGAGGCATCAGCCAATGAGAAcgacacaaaaaaagacaag gtgCGTCTGAAGCCCTCAGGCCCTCAGCTGTTTGGCGGCAGCGAGGATGAGGAGGACGgtgctgaagaggaggatggcAGCAGGTTTGACATCAGGCCTCAGTTTGAAGGTCGAGCAGGTCAGAAG ctgatgGAGCTGCAGTCTCGCTTCGGGACGGACGAGCGTTTCCGGATGGACTCCCGCTTCCTGGAGGAGGACAAGGACAAAGATGAGGAGTCAG agaggaagaggagtgcaacagaggaagatgaagctctggaggaggagaggaagaagaacctGTCCATCCTGCAGAGTGTCCTCGGCAGCAGCCAACAAACCTGCAGCAGCAAGGCCGCCGGCAAAGCCAAGACATTCAG agaCGTCGCTGCGCTGCACTACGACCCCAGCAAAGAGGAACACGCTGCGTttgagaccaaaacagaggAAACCAAGGAGAG CAAGTCTgccaggaggaagaagaaagaagaggctCAGAAGCTTCCAGAGGTTTCTAAAGAGATTTATTACGACGTGTCCGGAGACCTGAAGGCTGTTTTTGGTGCAACAAAGTCTGACAGCGTcagtggaggagaagagaagatgaacTGGGaccaagaggaagaagaagaagaagaagaggaggaggagggaagaggaaaagaggaagagcagacCCTACTGTCGTCTCTCGTCTCTGCTGATCCCAGCGCAGGGAAAGAGGAGTCGTCTGGATTTAAATTCTCCTTCTTTGGAGATGACGCAGAAACAGAGAGTAGAGAAACAG TGGAATACAAGGTGGAGAGCATCCAGGCTCCAAAGGTGTCATGGCAACAAGACCCTCGTTTCCATGACAGCAgcacggaggaggaggaggaggaggaagaggaggaggagcagcagcaaacTACTACTACCATTAAAACCAAAAG CAAGGAGACTCCTTCAAAGACagacctcttcttcttcttctacccTGAAGACAGCAGGTTGACAG AGGGTCCCCAGTCGTTCTGTCGCTCCtctcagctggaggagcagagggagcagtgggaggaaaggaggagcACATTGAGACAG GAGTACCGCAAGAAACACAAGGATGCCCGCAGGAAACTGAAGTCCTCCCTGAAGAGCTGA